Part of the Propionimicrobium sp. PCR01-08-3 genome, TGACTCCGATGCGGTCGGTGACTTCGACATGCTCGCCGATCAAGGGGTCAGCGAGTTCGACATGGAACAGATCGCGAGTGACCCCGACGAGGATTCGGATCAGCTGGTGCGCCAGATCGTCGATCTGATGAGGGTTCGGGAAGCGTTCGAGCAGGCCGTCAACTGACCCCGCGTGAGTAGGTGGGATGGCGCGATGCGGCGCGCGCTGGCGGTCGCCGGCTTGGCCGCTGAGAGCGGAGACGTACCGGTTGGCGCCGTTGTGTTGTCGGCTGCGGGGGAGGAGCTCGCTGTCGGCGGCAACGAGCGCGAGTTAGATGCCGATGTCAGCGCGCACGCCGAGATCGTGGCGCTGCGGCGGGCCGCCGGTGTGCTGGGTGACGGTTGGCGGCTGCCCGGTTGCACTCTCGTGGTGACCTTGGAACCGTGCGCGATGTGCGCAGGGGCGATCGTGGCTTCCCGGATCGAGCGATTGGTCTTCGGGGCCTTCGATCCGAAGGCAGGCGCGGTGACCTCCCTGTGGGATCTGGTGCGAGATCCTCGGTTGAACCATCGTGTCGACGTGGTCTCTGGCGTCCTTGCGGACGAAGCAGAGGCGCAGTTGAAGGGCTTTTTCGAGTCTCGCCGTTGATCGTCGACCGCTCGCAGGTGCAAACCCCTCCGTCACTGCGTGAACGGCGACCCCGCTTTTGGTATCGGCCTTGCTTCGTCAGCCCGCTCGATTGGAAATTGGGGCGACCGATGCCGTACCCTAGTCGACGGTGACGTGTCTGAGCGGCCGAAAGAGCTCGCCTCGAAAGCGAGTGTGGTGCAAGCCACCGAGGGTTCAAATCCCTCCGTCACCGCGAGGAAGGCCGAGAGAAGAACGAGCTTGCTCGTTCTTCCGAGGCCAACGAAGCGGTCGAGAAACTTCGAATACCGCGAGGAAGGCTGAGAGGAAATCAGGCTTGCTTGTTTTCCCGAAGCTAACGAAGCGGTCGAGACGCAACGCGTCGAACACCGCGGTGTGATGTCGCAGGACGTTGGAATAGGGTGAACCCTCGGTTAGTGGGTTCACCCTATTTGTGTTGTTCCGGGTTGGTAGTCGCGATCGGGGCTGATGGTGGCCGCGAACAACCTCTGCTCGGCCCACCCGGAAAGAACAAGCAGTGATCACGACTCGTGATGTTGCGGGACTTTTCTCGTTCTGGTGCCGCATGCGTCGCCGGCCTCCGGCGTGGACTGCTGCTCCATGTGGCATCGCGCAGACTTGACGGCCGGCGCGACAGGCATAGCCTTGAGACGCACAGGTCCTGTCGGGACGCTCGATGAGGAGGAACGAAGATGCCGTACTCACGTAATGAAGACCTTCCTGAAGCCGTGCGCAAAGCACTCCCCAAACACGCCGAAGACATCTACCGGGCGGCTTACAACAGCGCCTGGGATCAGTACGAGAGCCCATCGAAGCGCCGTGGCAAGGAGTCCCGCGAAGAAGCCGCTCATCGTGTGGCCTGGGCAGCCGTCAAGGACAAGTACTCCAAGGGCGATGACGACAAGTGGCATCCGGACGATTAGAGTGACGGTCCCGATAGCACGTGGTAAACAGTTACGCGGCCGCGACGATGGCCTCCGCTCTTCACGTGGGCGCGCCGAACGGCTGTCGGCCGCGAAAATGCTCCAACACCGTGAGCGTCTTGGTCTTGGCGATCTCGGGATGTGCATTCAGTTCGTTGAGAACGAAATCGCTCAGATCGGCCGAGTTCTTCGCTGCGATCCGAACCAGCAAGTCGTAGTCGCCTCCGAGGAAGTCGATCGCAATAACACCCGGACGTTCGGCGAGCCGTAAGGCTTCCGATTTTATTTTGTCGCGAGAGCTCCGTTGGATCTGAACTTGCACGAGTGCCTCGAGGGGGCGTCCGAGGGCGGATAGATCGAAGTCTGCGTGGACGCCTCTGATGATTCCCGAGTCCATTAATGCCCGTACCCGGGCGTGTGCCGTCGACTCCGCAACCGAGACGGCTTGCGCGAGCGTGCTGTTGGGTATTCGTCCACGAGCCATCAGGATGTGCAGAATCAGATGGTCGGTGGCATCTAGGTGACGCGGATCCTTCGGCGCTTTGGCCCTTGCATGATCGACATCGCGACTCATTGGAAAAACTTATCTCGAAGGATCCTCAGCATAAAACGCGCACGGGTGTCACCAAGGCCAGATTTCCAGAACGCTTTTCACGTGGGGCTTGCAACGGCGCAGGCCTCCGTAACGGAAGGCAGATCATGAAAATCGGTGTTCCCACAGAAATCAAGAGTCAGGAATCACGCGTCGCCATAACTCCGGCCGGCGTGCATCAACTGGTTCAGCATGGCCACGACGTCCTCGTCGAGAAAGGTGCAGGGCTCGGATCGGCGATCAGCGACGAGGCTTACGAGCACGCCGGCGCGAAACTCATCGGTTCGGCTGCCGATACCTGGGGCCAGGCTGACCTCGTCCTGAAAGTGAAAGAGCCCATCGAGTCCGAGTACGGCTACCTGCGTCCGGATATGACCTTGTTCACCTACCTGCATTTGGCCGCCGACAAGCCACAGACCGACGCACTCTTGTCGAGCGGAGCCGTATCGATCGCCTACGAAACCGTGCAGACCGATCGCGGCGGGCTTCCGTTGCTGTCTCCGATGAGCGAAGTGGCCGGACGCCTGTCGACGCTGGTCGGCTCCCAATGCCTGCTCAAGCACCACGGCGGCGACGGCACGCTGATCTCGGGAGTGCCTGGCGTGAAGGCCGGCAAAGTCGTGGTGATCGGTGGCGGCACGGCCGGTTACAACGCCGCTCAGATGGCCCACGGCCTGCGCGCCCAGGTCACCGTTCTCGATGTGAATCTTGAGCGGCTCGCCCAGCTCGATTCCGAATTCCATGGTTCGGTGTCGACTGTCGCGTCCACCTCATATGCGATCAACGACGCAATCGCGGACGCTGATCTGGTCATCGGTTCGGTGCTGATTCCTGGCGCCAGGGCGCCCAAGCTGGTCACCAACGAGATGGTGGCGGCAGCCAAGCCCGGTTCGGTCTTCGTCGACATCGCCGTCGATCAGGGCGGCTGCTTCGCCGATACCCATGCGACCACTCACGCCGAGCCGACCTACCAGGTGCACAACAGCATCTTCTATGCCGTGGCGAACATGCCCGGCGCCGTCCCTGTCACATCCACCTATGCGCTCACGAACGCGACGTTGCCCTACGTGACGAAACTGGCGGACCTCGGCTGGCGTGAGGCGCTGTGCCGCGACAAGACCCTGGCTCGCGGCCTGTCGACGGCTGCCGGCGAGCTCACCAGCGAGCCGGTTGCGCTGGCCTGGGGCCACAGCTTCACCTCCGCCGCACACGTGTTGGCGGCCTGATCGGGTCTGTACCCGGCTCGGACCAAGCTCGGATCCACGCCATATGGACACGCAGTAGCGAAAATCGTCGGAATCGGATTCGAAGACTCTTCGATCACGCGCATCGCTGGCATCGGTGAATCCGGGTCTTGACCAAGGCACCTTGAGCAGGCGCCCCGGGAGGCCGTCTTAATCACGACCGGTTGTGCGAACGCGATCGGGACGGTTCCTCCCGGGCCCATCCGGGCGGGCGCCGGCATCGATCGACATTGCCGCCTCGAAAATTTCTGCTTGGAAACAAAGGAGTTCCCTCGTGAGTAGTCATCAATCAGACAGACCCCCGGTCGCACAAACCTCGACACAGCCGGACGAGACCCTCGAGCGGGGTCTCGGCAACCGGCATCTACAACTGATCGCCATCGGCGGGGCCATCGGCACCGGCTTGTTCATGGGATCCGGCAAGACCATTTCGCTGGCCGGGCCCTCCATCCTGCTTGTCTACGCCATCATCGGCACGTTGCTCTTTTTCGTGATGCGGGCGATGGGTGAGCTGCTGTTGTCGAACCTGAAATACAAGTCTTTCCGCGATATCGCCGAAGACATCCTCGGCCCCTGGGCCGGCTTCTTCTCCGGGTGGACCTACTGGTTCTGCTGGATCGTCATTGGCATGGCCGACCTGACTGCGGTCACCGCCTATGTGCAGTTCTGGTGGGCAGACGTGCCGAAGTGGCTACCGGCGACCTGTCTCGTGCTGTTGCTGTTGGGCCTGAATTTGATCGCGGTCCGGTTGTTCGGCGAGGTCGAGTTTTGGTTCGCGATGATCAAGATCGTCGCGATCATCTCGTTGATCGTCGTGGCGGTCGTCATGCTCATCGCCGCGTTCACCTCTCCGGAGGGGCATCAGGCGACGATCGCGAACCTGTGGAACGATGGCGGGTTCTTCCCAACTGGCGGCATGGGGTTTATGGCCGGATTCCAGATCGCCTTCTTCGCTTTCGTCGGCATTGAGCTGGTCGGCACCGCCGCAGCCGAAACCAAGGATCCGGTGAAGACCCTGCCGAAGGCAATCAATGCCATCCCGCTACGAGTCATGCTCTTCTATGTCTGCGCTCTCGCAGCCATCATGGCGGTCACGCCGTGGCGCTCCATCGATCCGAGCGTGAGCCCCTTCGTCTCGATGTTCTCGCTGGCGGGCTTCGGCGCAGCTGCTGCAGTGGTCAACTTCGTCGTCCTGACCTCTGCTGCGTCGTCGGCCAACTCGGGCATCTTCTCCACCTCGAGAATGCTTTTCGGGCTGTCGTTGGACGACAAGGCGCCGAAGTCTTTCGGGCAGTTGACCAGGCACAAGGTACCGGCCAAGGGGCTCATCTTCTCCTGCTGCTGCTTGGTGCCTGGGGTGGTCCTGCTCTACTTGTCGGACTCGATCATCGGAGCGTTCACTATCGCGACCTCGGTGGCGTCGGTGCTGTTCATCTTCGTGTGGAGCGTCATCATGTGCTGCTACTTGGTGTACCGGCGACGTACCCCCGGGCTACACGAGGCATCGCCCTACAAGATGCCGTTCGGTATCGGGCTGTCGTGGCTGGTGCTGGCATTCTTCGTGGTCATGCTGGTGATCTTGGCATTCGAACCCGATACCCGGATGGCACTGATCGCGACACCCATCTGGTTCATCGCCCTGGGCATCGCCTACGCCGTGCATCGCAAACGGCACCCCGACGATGTCCGCAAGGGTCACGAGCCTGCGACCATGCCGCCTTACTCGGTGCTCGCGAACGAGTTCGTCCTTAGTGACGAGATTGCCGATGGGGCAGCCGACGCCGCGCCTCCCGCGGGCGTCCGAGCCCCAGAAGAGGCCGATATCACGGCGCAGACCGAGGACGATTGGGACGATCAGCCGGACGGCGCCTGGACAACTGACGACGATCTGCGAGTGGTCGTGGAAACCGCAAAGCGGGAGAGACCGCCGGTACCGGGCAGCTAGCGATCCGCCGGTCGCAGCCGGTCAACCATTGCCATGAGCATCTGGTTGACCGGCTCGTCCTGGATCCGGCGCCTCGTCCCTGTGACCCGCAGCAAGAATCCGGGGTGGCTGTATCCGGCTCACAGGCACGCGAGTAATCTCTCCCCGAGTAGGTAAGGCGCCTACCCCCGTCTTCATCGGCACCGGGTCGATCGGAGACAAAGGAGAGCCCACGTGAGTACAGAACAAAAACAGACCAGCCCTTCGGCCCCGGGGACCGGGTCGTCCGACGACCAATCGGATGGCACCCTCGAGCGAGGACTCGCCAACCGGCATCTTCAGCTGATCGCCATCGGCGGCGCCATCGGCACCGGCTTGTTCATGGGGTCCGGCAAGACCATCTCACTGGCCGGGCCCTCCATCCTGCTCGTCTACGCCATCATCGGCATCATGCTCTTCTTCGTGATGCGGGCGATGGGTGAGCTTCTGCTGTCGAACCTGAACTACAAGTCGTTCCGCGACATCGCCGAAGATGTGCTCGGACCGTGGGCCGGGTTCTTTTCCGGCTGGACGTACTGGTTCTGCTGGATCGTCACCGGCATGGCCGACCTGATCGCCGTCACCTCGTATGTGCAGTTCTGGTGGCCGGGAGTCCCGAAATGGCTGCCCGCGACCTGCCTCGTGTTATTGCTGCTGGGGCTCAATTTGATCGCGGTCCGGCTGTTCGGCGAGGTCGAGTTCTGGTTCGCGATGATCAAGATCGTCGCGATCGTCGCACTGATCGCCGTCGCCGTGGTGATGGTCGTCGTCGGGTTCACTTCGGCCGAGGGCTACCACGCCTCGGTCGCGAATCTGTGGAACGACGGCGGATTCTTCCCGACCGGCGGCAAGGGATTCATGGCAGGATTCCAGATCGCGCTGTTCGCCTTCGTCGGCATCGAGCTGGTCGGCACGGCCGCCGCCGAAACCCGGGATCCGGTGAAGACGCTGCCGAAGGCCATCAACGCCATCCCGCTGCGGGTGATGTTGTTCTACGTGCTGGCGCTGACCGCGATCATGGCGGTGATGCCCTGGCGGTCCATCGACCCGAACGTGAGCCCCTTCGTCTCAGTCTTCGCGATGGTCGGCTTCGGTGCGGCCGCCTCGGTGGTCAACTTCGTTGTCCTGACCTCGGCCGCGTCATCGGCCAACTCGGGCATCTACTCCACCTCCCGGATGCTCTTCGGCCTGTCATTGGACGACAAGGCCCCGGGCGCTTTCGGACGCCTGACCCGTCACAAGGTGCCGGCGAACGGCCTCATCTTCTCGGTGTGCTGCCTGCTCCCGGGAATCGCATTGCTCTACCTGTCCGACACCATCATCGGCGCCTTCACCATCGCCACCACGGTGTCGTCGGTGCTCTTCATTTTCGTGTGGAGCATCATCTTGGCCAGCTATCTCGTCTTCCGCCGCCGTAATCCCGAACTGCACGAAGCGTCGGTGTACAAGATGCCGATCGGTGTCGGGTTGTCGTGGCTGGTGCTGGTGTTCTTCGTCGGCATGCTGGTGATCTTGGCCTTTGAACCCGATACCCGGATCGCATTGATCGCGACGCCCGTGTGGTTCATCATGCTCGGCATCTGCTA contains:
- the cycA gene encoding D-serine/D-alanine/glycine transporter; this encodes MSSHQSDRPPVAQTSTQPDETLERGLGNRHLQLIAIGGAIGTGLFMGSGKTISLAGPSILLVYAIIGTLLFFVMRAMGELLLSNLKYKSFRDIAEDILGPWAGFFSGWTYWFCWIVIGMADLTAVTAYVQFWWADVPKWLPATCLVLLLLGLNLIAVRLFGEVEFWFAMIKIVAIISLIVVAVVMLIAAFTSPEGHQATIANLWNDGGFFPTGGMGFMAGFQIAFFAFVGIELVGTAAAETKDPVKTLPKAINAIPLRVMLFYVCALAAIMAVTPWRSIDPSVSPFVSMFSLAGFGAAAAVVNFVVLTSAASSANSGIFSTSRMLFGLSLDDKAPKSFGQLTRHKVPAKGLIFSCCCLVPGVVLLYLSDSIIGAFTIATSVASVLFIFVWSVIMCCYLVYRRRTPGLHEASPYKMPFGIGLSWLVLAFFVVMLVILAFEPDTRMALIATPIWFIALGIAYAVHRKRHPDDVRKGHEPATMPPYSVLANEFVLSDEIADGAADAAPPAGVRAPEEADITAQTEDDWDDQPDGAWTTDDDLRVVVETAKRERPPVPGS
- a CDS encoding Lrp/AsnC family transcriptional regulator is translated as MSRDVDHARAKAPKDPRHLDATDHLILHILMARGRIPNSTLAQAVSVAESTAHARVRALMDSGIIRGVHADFDLSALGRPLEALVQVQIQRSSRDKIKSEALRLAERPGVIAIDFLGGDYDLLVRIAAKNSADLSDFVLNELNAHPEIAKTKTLTVLEHFRGRQPFGAPT
- the ald gene encoding alanine dehydrogenase produces the protein MKIGVPTEIKSQESRVAITPAGVHQLVQHGHDVLVEKGAGLGSAISDEAYEHAGAKLIGSAADTWGQADLVLKVKEPIESEYGYLRPDMTLFTYLHLAADKPQTDALLSSGAVSIAYETVQTDRGGLPLLSPMSEVAGRLSTLVGSQCLLKHHGGDGTLISGVPGVKAGKVVVIGGGTAGYNAAQMAHGLRAQVTVLDVNLERLAQLDSEFHGSVSTVASTSYAINDAIADADLVIGSVLIPGARAPKLVTNEMVAAAKPGSVFVDIAVDQGGCFADTHATTHAEPTYQVHNSIFYAVANMPGAVPVTSTYALTNATLPYVTKLADLGWREALCRDKTLARGLSTAAGELTSEPVALAWGHSFTSAAHVLAA
- a CDS encoding ChaB family protein, whose amino-acid sequence is MPYSRNEDLPEAVRKALPKHAEDIYRAAYNSAWDQYESPSKRRGKESREEAAHRVAWAAVKDKYSKGDDDKWHPDD
- a CDS encoding nucleoside deaminase, with product MRRALAVAGLAAESGDVPVGAVVLSAAGEELAVGGNERELDADVSAHAEIVALRRAAGVLGDGWRLPGCTLVVTLEPCAMCAGAIVASRIERLVFGAFDPKAGAVTSLWDLVRDPRLNHRVDVVSGVLADEAEAQLKGFFESRR
- the cycA gene encoding D-serine/D-alanine/glycine transporter, translating into MSTEQKQTSPSAPGTGSSDDQSDGTLERGLANRHLQLIAIGGAIGTGLFMGSGKTISLAGPSILLVYAIIGIMLFFVMRAMGELLLSNLNYKSFRDIAEDVLGPWAGFFSGWTYWFCWIVTGMADLIAVTSYVQFWWPGVPKWLPATCLVLLLLGLNLIAVRLFGEVEFWFAMIKIVAIVALIAVAVVMVVVGFTSAEGYHASVANLWNDGGFFPTGGKGFMAGFQIALFAFVGIELVGTAAAETRDPVKTLPKAINAIPLRVMLFYVLALTAIMAVMPWRSIDPNVSPFVSVFAMVGFGAAASVVNFVVLTSAASSANSGIYSTSRMLFGLSLDDKAPGAFGRLTRHKVPANGLIFSVCCLLPGIALLYLSDTIIGAFTIATTVSSVLFIFVWSIILASYLVFRRRNPELHEASVYKMPIGVGLSWLVLVFFVGMLVILAFEPDTRIALIATPVWFIMLGICYAVHRKRRPEDLAHHPRPVAHS